The Montipora foliosa isolate CH-2021 chromosome 6, ASM3666993v2, whole genome shotgun sequence genome includes the window tctctttttttgacaaaacgttagagactgcaaaaatgttcgtgtttttaagatctttcaatgagaattcgattcatagttatatataaacactatgttatttttttttcttcatctgtctcttggcttgcctttttctggtgcaaacgcaaagccaaacaatgttttgacctggcatcagattagaccgtcacattatgaagcggaaacaacacctttagtcctttcttgtatgagcaataaacgtttgcttagtccaACTGCTACACATGCtagaaaacgtccgtcagagcaatttgcagttagttttttgcagactatttatttaaagaagaaacgagtgaattttactcaagagcgtgttttgttatctttaaactgaatttattacgaaGCTTGAAAGACtaaaagaccttaaaatggGACAGGCCatcacaaaataattaaacgtgtgagccaaagggcctctgctggcgggtgaggggtgacccctcaaatggtcttaatgacgccccacttgaaaaaattaactggaacgctgcagttctttgtgtaacgcgtaccacaggcaacccagtgtaagctttttggagcttctcgttagaggtaaagtactgcagataatatgaaattctgactccgagctattttgtcgcttagtgaaatcctatgctatatttactagttcagcctttgcatcgaattattgcgatcttctctcagtcATTACATTTCATGattcggcaataattttccaacatcactgcgatcggggttttttctcctcgtttggtcacgacgagGCATGATTTGgatgttctctttcctgacactgcaaataacacagtaattttcatatacgattttttgtcggagtttcaaggttccctttatttacGACATCCAGCctggcatctaatgcaatatgattggcccattttcagggcggggtaagagggagtcctgGAACAGGACTATTAgcagctctgataaggttacatgatgcctggaggacctatgacgaGAACTGAAACgcaaggagagcgaaagagaacgacaacgacaaaacagaataccagtaatagctcatacttttTGGAAGtcgttactccacaaattctctccttgggcactaaaccgtttgttattttttcggaggcgttatttaaagtggatgcgaatttttaaaaagtggtttaattgttttttctttgttcaggaatgaaactcgaatttttattgacaACTGGAATTAATTAACAAGTATCTATACACAATGATAAActtgaattgtttgtttgttttgctttaaaatgcgagcgaacaagtgccgctttaatccgtttgcccaactggttttcaaTGTtcctcaacagtgacaagaaaattttgcccttatattataaacacgtaattgaaatgagttctcgtaaaattagggggaaatttcactagcttgtgttttcagaagtttttttaaagcacccaaacgttatttaagtgttggagcagatcgtgtttgaagttcgtcctttcttggttgcattgccgtattttgccgattcttgtaccacgccaacctggcgtgtttcaatgaaatacatcaaaatgtgaatgatcttgttttcagagataaagtggaataaaatacatcagtaaaattcttctttgaccttgaacagacaaagttgtttttatggcttctaattttagcgtgattcctattcgctggctattgacagttgactctgaaatggcttttttcctgtTCCTCGCTCGCTGAGGatgtgcttgtttttttttaaaactcatgccattcaagaaaaattcattgccaaactggtgaaatccaaagtaaatttcgcttgaaaaaccgaaaagaaagaaagaaagcgagGAATAAGagttaattaagcagtaaccagaaacaccaaaacgtgGACAATTTGAGAACCTTTTATCTTCACTAACTTTACAGGCAgtgagaataaataaccagggagctccgcttttaggcttgcttAAATCTATATATCAGAGCATCGGGATTTCGTGCGGGAGGTCGCTGGTCCAAACTCCgtccggaccaacactcagggtcctaAGAATAACTGTAATTAATATTTTATCTGCAAACAGgagtccatcacccaagagAAAGATTTACCCAACTTGGCCtggtccccatcagcgtcagaaaagtgtttatttttaaaccaagttttgcgggagaAAATCGGCTAAAtcgatgttgtacccaattcaaatcctttgggaataaaacgttttcttgcaggtttttccatatcatttaaatgtgaatgctacattataatacaaataaaatacagtgttttcactcacgtgatcagtaaccctGTTTTTCGGGTAGTGTCGTAACTAATTCAACGATCTTCAGGATTTTGCCAAAAGAACAATGGATTTAGAAcaaaaaacaataggaagtaggacactatacagccaattAAATATTGGGTTTAACAAGAGGAACGACCCTACCCTGTTTTtctactgaaacaaaagaaaacgtttccaTGATCATAGAGctaaattcccagaggattagttgagtacaccaaaatggccgccgttctACTTTTTAGGCTGACTCGTCCCCAGTCGTCTTCACGCGGAAAAGGAAGGTGCGCGAAGGCATGTTGGGAAGGGAGAAAACGAGAGAGGAAGACGACTGGGAAATCCTGTGTCGAAAAGTTGTTCTACGAGTCGAAAAGTTGTGCGAAGTCGTATTCGATCGTTTTTTCGCCTGATATCGCTTTCTTTTTATTAAGTATATATCTTAATGCAATTTTTTGGTCTATATGGCCATCAGAAGTGTTTTAAAGTAACTTTCAATGTAATCCTCTAATTAATCATAAATATTCATTGCGAATTGAAGCGTAAAATATATGCATtgtaacgaaaacaaaagacatattGACAACAAACCTGATGACCGCGTTCTGTATTAAGCCTTTCTGGGTGCTCTTTTGTTTCTTGGCCgtaaaaaaaacttaaacagCTGCCACGCTTCCCGTGTAAATTTTTCCTCGTCAAAGAATACTCTGACGTGTTTGGCCCGAAAATGTTGTGCGAGCCCTTTCTCTTCGAAAAGCACTTTGCCGGCTTCTCCTCTACATGATATGTGCGGACAAGGCAATTTTCAACTAAAAGAAGCACGGTGAAAAGGCCTATCTTCGAAATTCTTACTTGGGACAAAATCTGCCATTGattcgtccgccatcttgaaaacagGATTTCCCAGTCGTCTCTCTCCTTTCCGCCTTCCCATCACCCCCCACACTCGCCCCCGTGCATCCTCGTTGATAATCAATGAGACCATGAGAGACGACTGGAGACGAGTCAGCtgtttaggtacaccaacatggctgccgtgatgtcgcgtgaaaacactctatacaaGGACTTTAagccgtaggccctgtctcacaataTCCTTTCACGTTCATGCGTGGGTCGGGTGGGTGGGTAATCTCACCCCAGAGAGAGAATTGTAACCGCCCAAAGACTTAGTGTgatatagaccgtattcataaatggcggctaagtaattattcttttgtctttatgctaatcatcttaactagcctcgtaaacacgagcaaaaattcaaaagaatattttgttccaaagtgaggctagtgaggatgattagcacaaagactaAAAAATAATtccttgaccgccatttatgaatacggtctatgtgTGGCAGATAAATCCATTACCATTACATTTTCATTTCCTCAGTTCCCGTTTAAAGTAAGGGAGGGATCAGTTACAGCtttactattgttttcaaacacCACCAATTCTTTTTTTCGTTTCGTGTAGGCTCGAATGTTCCCTAGGGCTCGTTAATTAAAACCAAGACAAGCAATGCAAAATGGATGGTTCGTCAACAACAGGTTATTTTAATACAAGCATACTTGTCAGCTAGTTTAGCCTGTTTGCGAAGGTTgattcgagtgcaatttgggatATAAATGAGCGcaagtaaatttttcaaaggttAACTAAATTGCACGAGACCGTTTGAAAATTTACCACGGTGCCGATTTATCCCAATTGCACGAGATAAATGATATGATTACGCGTTAATAATCTACAAGCAAACATTTGACTCTGTTTTCCTCTACTCGCACTTGTGAAAACTTACagaccaaaaataaaaaaattctcctcCAAGGACTACGTAGGTGACTAGTACGGTGACCGGAAGTGTATTTCTTCCCGTCTTGCGAAGGTGGCCTGATTTCTAGCCGTAGTACGCTTTCCGAATACGTAGAAGATCATGGCCGGCCGTAGTGGAAAGTACGTAAGTATTTTGTTGTACAAGACATGCTTAATATGATATTGCTTCAACCGAAATAGCAAGATACGGgcatttaattcttttttgatCATCTTTGGTGATTTCCAAACAATTATTTGTCGATTTTGCTCTCAAAATGCGGTAGCAGCAGTCGCAAACAACAACGCGTTTCATCAGCGAGGCTGTCACGAGATAATTCACGATTTTTCTAAGCTTTCACAGTACTTCTCGCCGCGACTTTTCGCATGTCCTTTCCCCAGATGGAACTACTTTGGCAATTTAAATTCATACATATACAATTTGTCAGCATTTAAGCGAGAAAAGCGAATGAGGAGATCAAGTTCGATAATAAGTTAATCCTGTAATTTTGTTGATTTTAGGCGCATGGAAATGTTGTTGTCGTTGCTCACAATGAAAAGTTGCTAGTATTTGCAAAGCCCCTGCAAGGGTCTCCAAATCTTGCTTTTTAACTCGAAACTCCGCCAAACATTCATCGTCTTCCATGTCATGAAGGTGAAACTGGCCATACGAAGAGTGTGGAAAAGTCAAGTTGACAGGCTAATAGTCCTGTTAGAGAACTAAAAATTCTCCTTCCGAAATAAAATTAGAATCATGCGAAACAAGGAGAAAATCTCTTATTTCTCTGAGAGATGCATGACACTTAACACACTACCGTACTACTACGTGACTTGCTTAATGTAAACAAGAGGTTTGAATTTTGGCAGGATGCTACGTACTCGTTCCATTTTTCCGCGGCTAAAACTCTTCGTACTGGAGACACTTACGTAGtccttgcttaaagtccctattattactgggttgctaagCCCAGTCGGAATCAGCGTtgcatttcgtcgttttttaaaatattttccgtgtcgggaaaagtcctgcctgtcactcccctgctaagtggtgtctttgtgcatagagtcttctgtgcgtagtTTGGTTacgtttgagggggctggggtaatgcgtagatttctctggtgcacacaggaggacatttaattaacctgcaatggcgtcgaaagtcattgtaacgcgcatggcgttttagtggatctttaaacaaaatataccctcatggagctcaagaatggaacgtcaagacaggcggtgaaaaataaagatctggaatcttaaaagcgacgagtaatgaatggacttcgacagcaatCTTCCTCCCGTCGaaccgaaatcaaagtgagcttatttctaatatttcgccagggtggtgttatgtacaacactgaaaccaagagaacatttctctggtaacttatgggttcaacaaagacagagaaggaatcgaacaccttaagtggatctgttatctctgTTGTTAGGCTATTTGACTGAATGTATTTATttgcactcaactctgcacagtcttccagtaacaattggaaatttcactaattcttgttaaccttcagTTGCGTCGAAAATCattaacgcgaatggcgttttagtggatctttaaacaaaatataccctcatggagctcaagaatagAACGTCAATTGGGTGAGCCAGACAGGTgctgaaaataaatatctggaatctttaaagagacaggtcttcgacaacaatttcatttttcgccgttggatatcaagtgagctttgtttctaatattttactaacttagTATTATATACGACACTGacatcaaatggcaattcttttatggatttaacaaacattgaaggaatcgaacgccttgaatgcatcacagtgtttactgaagtcgcatctaagttgcctggcaagtaacatttattttgtactcaactctgcaaaggtaaaaaaaaatggaaatgcgACAGTGAAAGATTATTTGGATGAAAGATTGTTGTCTCTTTTgcgctttattatttacggtcaaggttctttcgaaaacggaactgtcagaaatttatttaattgtatATGCTTTGTGAGACCGATTGCGTGGCTCGTTTGCACACACGCagttgaaataggaagggttttttgcccataatagcaaatatgttgtttgtttcaataaatttttcgctggaaaagatttttgtgagatttccacgttttgtgaaattttttaatgtgtaattttcgagcttaacaaatttgcatacgtgtgttgaaatatgataaatgtttgtcgctgatcgtaactttttacatttgcggttcaaaattaatgttgttttcatgtcgtaaattttattgctgatggcaaaatattttattctcgatcgactgtcctggaaacttccttctgctcttcctaaaaactgtgtatcaaattttttttacttttgcatcaatatttgttttgcataaagaaagctaacaaaatctgtaccttgcttagttcgccaTTATTAGCGTTataatagaattttcggtccaatgttTCTGTTATACGAAGTGGTCTATTTTTtaaggtcacccatccagatactaaccccaacGGACagggggaaaaaattcagtgaacttttgaattacaaagctgtcagatgctcagagtgcacgcttaaacttgtggtgaaaagaagttgtgagggaatttgaaaatgatcaacatgtcagcccagaagccaatgttgctcgattcccttttattttcttcaatctttctgggttcagtactttgctagtaaccacatgtcttctcagagggctatttacctaagacttctaccatgacactacaatgatatataataccaaaacaatatcgtgcactgttagagctacatattacgcaaagacaacttgaatctcctggaacaCAACAcgtagctcagttgacaatatggaataaatcgctgtgttacttcactaccacacgtaagcaatgcgtgtctattttttctaaagatgacagaaaTTTCttctctctgacaaatgattaattaataggccagtagccaggtttttaacctcagaaaaggatctgtttcgtcgtatgaacgtgtgagccaaaggaaatctgctggtatgacttctgggtgaccccttaaatggtcttaatgacccaagacttgaaaaaattgcctggaacgctgcacgtaccactggcaacccagtgtaccctcacggagcgTCTAATTAGACAAACTGCGGGGTGGAGTTCACTTATTCAAAATCTTGTTTGTATCGAaatgtttttaataaatatatatatttctgcTTTCATTACTTGTAAAACGTAATTAATCATATCGGTAaaaataaaggttgttgttgttgttgttgttgttgtcgtgtTATGTACAAATGCTGATGCCTAAATCAATTTAAGACAGATTCATTGTTTTAATCCAACAACATGTCGAGGACTGTTTCACCTGCAAAACTACGTGTTGCAGATCACATGGCCTAACCCTTCAAACACTATACTTGGCGTGTAGTAAAGTAGTTAAAACCGTTATTCCTCATCCGATCAGGTTGTAGTGATAATCTGtctttgtgacgttcttgtcaAATGGTGTCCAAACTGATTTTAGCAGAACAACTCGATTCACATTCTATGCATATTTCTCAATCGAAATTTCATACATAACGTTAGCTGCATGAAGGGCTTGGCGCTGCTAGCCGTCAGTTGCAACAAACTGCTTTTATACGAACAAGGATTATTTTGGGAATCTAAATATTAATTTCGTTAAGTCAAGCAAGTGTAAGGTGTCAAATTAATTCCTGTTGTACTAGCTGACCTTCCAGGCAGACAGAATTCCCCCTGGTTGTCGTCTTCTTGAATCCGGTAACCGGATAGACAATTTCTGGAACAGGAAATTTGGACGCCCCGTTCAAGTCTTGAAGTTTGTGGATTGCATTTTATTCGATCATATCCGTTCATGCATTGTTCGCAATTATCGATGCATCCTGAGGAAAAAAACGAAAAGCTGCATTAAAGAgaaggttacgtttttgcaaacgttagccgtgaagcactatatttcaacagacaactgattagagtgtaatgtgaagtgcttgttttctaccccatatgaaccatgtgagcgttagccctactaatgaaaatgggcccacacaaggacagagaaaactctgaccagggtaggaattgaacccaagaccttcgggttagatcaccgctgctctaccgactgagctacaaggtcagatgggagcaggccgtgggaacttaagatgttaaagtcacggcaatggacatgtacaagtacaaagaaaggttacgtttttgcaaacgttggccgtgaagcactatatttcaacagacgtaactgattagaatgtaatgtgaagtgcttgttttcaacCCCATATGAACAATGTGAGCgcgggcccatttccattagtagggctaacgctcacatggttcatatggcgTAGAAAagaagcacttcacattacactctaatcagtttaAGTCTGCATTAAAGAGAGTCGATGGTCTCAGCAACATGCGATAGATAAAATAAGGACCTCCGCGAGCTCTATGTTTTCGGCGACTATCTCATGCACAAACTTGTAAATAATCCGTATCTAATCTGAGCGTAAAGAAGTTGTCACTATACTAATTTTAATAAACCTAGCACTTCAGTATATGCTAGTTATTCACATAGcggaaatccaaaaataacTGAATTAATAGACTAAGTGGAAGAGGAGCGTCTTGTTTATTTTCAAGTAGTTTAAGAAGTGAGGTCTCAGGCCGGCCAAGCATTTCTAAAAACGGACAGCGGGCCTTGCGAGTGTCCGCACACAATTTAGATCGTGTATTTAATACTTAATGAGACAAAGGTTCTGCTTCTTTCCGAGGGAATAAAAACCATTTGGACACTTTCGCAGGCAACGTCTTTTATTGCTGTTGCTACGATACCAGTTTTCTCTGCAAGTGCAGCTGGTTAGAGTAGCTGTATGCCCAAAATCGTTGAAACAGCAGTTTCCCGGGTGTTATTGGTCTAGCCTACTCTCCCCAGTCGGCCGGATTGACAGTGAATTGTATAAGGCAATGGTAATGGccatggtaatgaatttatgtAGCGTATTCTctgaaaacatatttttaaaaagatctttACAAGCAATCagtctatgggtgagatcggacatcagcatatacaggcgcaggAGGCAGCCGCTATCAATCCATCAGCGATCCCACTCAACCCAtggatgaatgaaatgaggccagACTACAACACCGCGAACTCCATGCCCCGTGACTCTTCACGAACAGTGTCTGGGTTTTAAACGTCCCACAGAATCAATAACAAgtgttgtgagacggggcctacggtttatcgtccttatccgagaagagtAGAAAGTCcagccatttgcagatgtcattataAAGGCAGCAGTTTCTCCTCATTTATTAAAGACCCTCCAGCATggtagtccgatgctcaaccaacggGTAGGCGAGGTAAGCTGACCAAGTCTTAAGCGAAGGGGGCTTAGTCGAGTGCTATTAAAGATGCAGATGCTGGCACCTATTTTATTTCAGCTCATTAGTTACCTGTTAGGCTAAGCtataaggaggcagtgtggcccagtggtcagggcgcttgccttgagatccggagattccgggttcaagacccgctctgaccactcgttgaatttgttcctggtattccctggttcaacttcccagctgcacttgtaaatagccaactggtttgcctccggccagtttggattcttaacagttgtagttgttgtgttcacttgtttcgttgattgtgtttcattggccctgaaaagcccctatggggagcggtcaattaagtatgtattgtattgtattgtattgcattgtattaAGAACGTACTTAGGCTAAACTATCGAGAGAGTacttgaaatccaaagaataCCTAAAATAAGAGGAGTTTGGCAGTCGAGTGTTATAAACTGAATTAGCCAGTCTTTTTCTGGGAAACGCGACTCATTATATCATGAAGAATGTAGGGAAAAGTTACCTTCTAGAAGTCGGTGGCATCTTCTCCCTTTTTTGAAAAACCCAGACGGACACGATAACACGCACGTTGAATTAGCGAATGCGGATCTTTTAAGCCTGAAAAACCCCAGTTTGCATCTGCGACAGTCGATCTTGTCGGGACATCTCACACAATTTTCAACAGTTGTGCACTCTGTCCGGATAAAGCAAGGAAATGCATGATCATTATCAAAAGACGAATGTAAATGACAACCTGTAATTGGGCTTCTTTTTGTCAGGTGGTCTTAcgattttattttcttttttgctttctaAGAAGACAAAGTTAAATAGTCTACCCACATCCCAAAGATCGAGATCTTGCAATTTTACGAACTTCTTGTGATTATAAATACGTGTAAGTGAATGTTTGTTTTGGCTCAGCCCGTAGAAAGCCTCTGGAGcgatattttgttattgtaatttGTCTAGACAGAGTGCTCATCGTTGTAAAGGAAGAATTTTACACCGTTGTTCTCAAGCCTGAAAAGAGAAATTCCAATCTTAAATAGGATTTGAACTCATAAATGATGAGCTATGACAGTGTGAATGCGCTGCGTATTTCAAGTATTCCCCATATTTGCCCTCACACAGTTATAAAGTGCATTGTTGAATAATACTTTGGATTTTGTTAGGGATTGTAATTACTCTCAACATTTCCCAATGCTAGTTTTGTTACCAGAAGAGTTTTGTACACAATTTGTTTCGCACGATTTACTTATCGTTTCTAATACACCGTTTCAGTTCCTTCATAAGGTCAGATTTTAACAATTCATGTTTCTTACTACCCCAGTCGTCAGGTACCGTTGGAAAGGTTTACTGCTCTGTCTGAAGAAGAAGTGTCTGATATCATCATGGGCATGTCAAATGCTAGTTGCCAGCTGGATCCGATTCCAACGTGGTTATTAAAGCTGTGTTCTCCTGAGTGGTTTCAGTTATTACCGTTATTACCGATTATCGGTTATTTGAAGAAGGTGTTGTTCCAAAAAACTGGAAGGTCGCGTTGGTCAAACCTCTTTTTAAGAAACCTGGTCTTGATCTCGTACATCAGAGTTTCAGACCTGTCAGCAATTTATCACTGGTGTCTAAAGCAACTGAAAAGGCGGTTGTTAACCAACTTTTCAAGCACTTTAATGATGATGCTCTCTTACCGGTATTTCAATCCTCGTATCCTCAGTTGCATTAGGAAGCTTGCGAAACGATGACGCCCAcagcaacgacgacgctacaaggcaataggtttagtgagcaaaaacaatggctctgcacgtgcgttttacattttggtacatttctttgccgtcatctcctaaatgacgacgtcaaatgaccaaattcaaggttctgtggaggacgttagcacacaacgatgaattttcagttctctctctacgcttccaacccattcataccagtttaattcctcgatagttactacacatttttaacgcgaaacgacatcaAATAGTTTCTTAGTGATATggataacgcgaacttgtatttttaaatgaagtcctcgtagccgtcgtcgtcctcgtttcgtaaacTTCCTATTCTACGGAGACGACATTGTTGAAAGTGCAGAACGACATTTTATCTAACATGGACAAACAGAAAATTATTCCTTTAGTACTCTTGGATTTAAGTGCTACCTTCGATACAATCGATCGTAAGATAATGCTAGAAGTCTTGAAATCGGACTTTGGTATATGTGGTGATGCCCTTCAATGGTTTAGATCGTACCTGTCTGAGAGAAAACAACGTGTTATTGTCAACAAGCAATCCTCTAAGATCTTTAATGCTGATGCCGGTGTTCCTGAAGGAAGTCGTCTTGGGCCCATCCTCTTCATTCTCTATGCATCGTGCTTGTTTGAGGTTGTCAAGAAATACTTCCTATTGGTTCATGGCTATGCTGGTGACATGTAGCTGAATGTCTCTTTTCGTCCCAATTCTTCAGCTGCTGAAGATCTTGCGGTCAAGACCATGGAGAATTGCATTGAGGATGTTAGAGCCTGGCTTGTTTTCAGTAAGCTGATGCTCAACGATTCGAA containing:
- the LOC138005628 gene encoding uncharacterized protein, yielding MDKQKIIPLVLLDLSATFDTIDRKIMLEVLKSDFGICGDALQWFRSYLSERKQRVIVNKQSSKIFNADAGVPEGSRLGPILFILYASCLFEVVKKYFLLVHGYAAAEDLAVKTMENCIEDVRAWLVFSKLMLNDSKTELLIIGSPKQLSKISIKSIQVGNCDIKSQDT